A window of the Ipomoea triloba cultivar NCNSP0323 chromosome 14, ASM357664v1 genome harbors these coding sequences:
- the LOC116003694 gene encoding protein SIEVE ELEMENT OCCLUSION B-like produces the protein MEYQPLVGSSINENIILEEVLRAHGSDGKGFKTSYVLNFVKKILFSIYIMIAGEIIHEDEESEDSDNDEKFDEKESDDKKKSNEEEFDEEPKDMELSYQIKRLSFEMSLMCSNKMDSHLAVIYFMKMLSTFSWEGKLLMMLAVFSLNFGEFSLVHGHKGLARKLSILRGSETLVVPPHIPEMVTNFIKSILQLTDCIVELAQSSSHNSSPIIPIACYWIFTNLLVYASYFTRLPSMDSKWLIIEETQLYDLTAKIKDIITDCRPILDKKREEDCYKALCYAFSYENPIPFTNNNLDVLKLLFNVKNGGKKKLLYDGKSEEMVKLCSLKDQSLLLLISPNLNIDPFLLRMLKGVQDLTKVRIVWIPIFDYPELLAIKQMEEQYGILVEVLECVSVINPQKSVSSCFVRFVKEKWFPTFQTGGDPIIVSLDHHGRIVHHNAMYMILMLVGDVIEGIKTGVEIGESIIPSLQNMLKERTLAIRSVMPDIDRKLDQIVGNMERVMIEGLDEIGKQIQNLATYTNIFTSEMEKHQWKIQTWCFRLVGGITESKADKFEDDKNELCILIGGNNIKWVKTFLSSVLSKICFNPLLRFEVEMIYVGSNMKVASMVDDKFKIFDEPDEAENLFSARIVWSRLENLFLSRIKFLDETHGDEESDEIAKGLKLLLAYEGNGLGVYGWAMLCKGNEIVVCDLGEKMLTVVNEYEKWKESAIAKGFDKAFKDVHHMLGSTSTSQHHPCCTLEYPSNFDKTPKNVKCPQCCRNMQKLIAFRCYHGHDCLLDDDDDNEEEDDGDGDGDDDDDDAT, from the exons ATGGAATACCAGCCTTTGGTAGGTTCAAGcattaatgaaaatattattttggaaGAAGTTTTGAGGGCTCATGGTTCTGATGGCAAAGGTTTTAAAACAAGTTATGTTCTCAATTTCGTGAAAAAGATTCtcttttcaatatatataatg ATTGCTGGAGAAATCATTCATGAAGATGAGGAGTCTGAGGACTCTGATAATGACGAGAAGTTTGATGAGAAAGAAAGTGACgacaaaaaaaagtcaaatgaGGAGGAATTTGATGAGGAGCCTAAAGACATGGAACTTTCCTATCAAATCAAGAGGCTTTCCTTTGAG ATGTCATTGATGTGTTCAAATAAAATGGATTCACACTTGGctgtaatttattttatgaaaatgttgtccACATTTTCATGGGAAGGCAAGCTCTTGATGATGCTGGCAGTTTTCTCCCTCAATTTTGGAGAATTCAGCCTTGTTCATGGTCACAAGGGATTGGCCAGAAAATTGTCAATTCTCAGGGGAAGTGAAACTCTAGTTGTTCCCCCGCATATCCCGGAAATGGttactaattttatcaaatcgaTCTTACAGCTTACTGACTGTATTGTTGAGCTTGCACAATCATCTTCTCATAATTCGTCACCAATCATACCTATTGCTTGTTACTGGATCTTCACAAATCTCCTTGTTTATGCATCATATTTCACTCGCCTTCCAAGTATGGATTCGAA GTGGCTTATCATTGAAGAAACACAACTGTATGATTTAACTGCAAAAATCAAAGACATAATCACTGATTGTCGTCCCATACTTG ATAAGAAGAGAGAAGAGGATTGTTACAAAGCATTGTGTTATGCATTCTCTTACGAGAATCCAATCCCTTTCACTAATAATAATTTGGATGTTctcaaattattattcaatGTCAAAAATGGCGGCAAAAAGAAATTGTTATATGATGGCAAAAGCGAAGAAATG gTAAAATTGTGTTCATTGAAGGACCAGAGCTTGCTGTTATTAATATCGCCAAACCTTAACATTGACCCTTTTTTGCTTAGAATGCTTAAAGGGGTTCAGGATCTCACTAAAGTCCGTATAGTTTGGATTCCAATATTTGATTATCCTGAATTATTGGCTATTAAGCAGATGGAAGAACAGTATGGAATATTAGTGGAGGTATTAGAATGTGTTTCAGTGATAAATCCTCAGAAATCAGTATCATCCTGTTTTGTAAGATttgttaaagaaaaatggtTTCCAACATTCCAAACAGGGGGTGACCCTATAATTGTGTCACTGGATCACCATGGAAGGATTGTTCACCATAATGCAATGTACATGATATTGATGCTAGTTGGAGATGTTATCGAAGGGATTAAAACTGGAGTTGAGATTGGAGAAAGTATAATTCCTTCGTTGCAGAATATGTTGAAGGAAAGGACTTTGGCAATCAGGAGTGTGATGCCTGACATTGATAGGAAGTTAGATCAAATCGTTGGTAACATGGAAAGAGTAATGATTGAGGGGTTAGATGAGATTGGAAAACAAATACAAAATCTGGCG ACTTACACAAACATTTTCACAAGTGAAATGGAAAAACATCAGTGGAAGATCCAAACTTGGTGCTTTCGGCTTGTTGGAGGTATAACTGAATCAAAGGCCGACAAG ttTGAAGATGATAAGAACGAGCTTTGCATTCTTATTGGAGGGAATAACATAAAATGGGTTAAAACATTTTTGTCCAGCGTATTatcaaaaatttgttttaacCCGCTACTAAGATTTGAGGTGGAGATGATCTATGTTGGTAGCAACATGAAAGTAGCATCGATGGTTGATGATAAATTCAAGATTTTTGATGAACCAGATGAGGCTGAAAACTTATTTTCTGCAAGGATTGTCTGGTCACGACTTGAAAACTTATTCTTGTCAAGAATCAAATTCTTGGACGAGACTCATGGTGATGAAGAGAGTGATGAAATTGCGAAAGGATTAAAATTGTTGCTAGCATATGAAGGTAACGGTTTAGGAGTCTATGGATGGGCTATGCTATGCAAAGGGAACGAGATTGTTGTTTGTGACTTGGGAGAAAAAATGTTGACCGTTGTAAATGAATATGAGAAGTGGAAGGAAAGTGCAATAGCCAAAGGATTTGACAAAGCATTCAAAGATGTTCACCATATGCTTGGTTCTACTTCTACTTCACAACATCACCCTTGTTGTACTCTTGAATACCCATCTAATTTTGACAAAACCCCCAAGAACGTGAAATGCCCCCAGTGTTGTCGCAATATGCAAAAATTGATCGCATTCAGGTGTTACCATGGCCATGATTGTcttcttgatgatgatgatgataatgaggaggaggatgatggtgatggtgatggtgatgatgatgatgatgatgcaacTTAG
- the LOC116004811 gene encoding protein SIEVE ELEMENT OCCLUSION B-like encodes MAISHINECDILEEVMSTHDPDDKENFKINVIFDLVKSILYPTTMGDSIDEDGDSDKEDSNGQKSDEEDSNGDKSDEEYIKCDKFDEEQCDDKKSNKEESDSEKEYAKDMELPYQLKRFSFEISLMCANNVNLHSMVIYFLRMLSTFSWERKLLIMVAAFSLNFGEFSLVQCHNKGLSGKLAILKGHESQVLPTITHFIKSILHLTEHIVELAQSSSHNSSTIISIGCYWIVTSILTYGSYFTSRLMSMHSGCFIGGETQLSSLTVKIKDVISDCRPILEKKREVDSYNALCHAFFDENPIPSTSSTLDVLNLVFNAKKGVKQKLIYDGHRNQMVELSLLKNKSLLMLISSSLDIDKCLIFLLEIIQQKAQLRVLWIPILDSPIFWGIKYMEKQYRSLVNNTELLLVENVQKSVSPGFVRFVKDKFFPTFQIGGEPIIVSLDQNGRMVHRNAMHMVLMRGLDICGRMSDLKVLSKRRMADMQMVSKRKMSVEVEIGDIIIPFLQKVLTERVSTMMDLVPGIDGNISEFANKVDGLITDWFGDIQKQIQNLVDSNIFTSKKENDLWKIETWCTKLVLGNLVEENRCIFLIGGHDIQWVKTFESKVMLEIQFNPQSQVKMFYVGSNVKVASMIEVDGKCNVKGNLFSSWLFWSRLRSIFMSRINFIEETHGDEECDEILRKLKKLLAYEANDLVVKEWAMLCKGNKIVVCDQGDKMLKVMNEYDKWKENAIAKGFDQAFKDYHEMLHSTSTSTSLHHHHRCALKYPCNFESVPEDVKCPECCHGMQKFVTFKCYHDDDDGDDDGGGGGGACGASSGFALKPLRERDRDIPV; translated from the exons ATGGCAATTTCACACATCAATGAATGTGATATCTTGGAAGAAGTTATGAGTACTCATGATCCAGATgacaaagaaaattttaaaattaatgttatcTTCGATTTAGTGAAGAGCATTCTCTATCCTACTACG ATGGGAGATAGCATTGATGAAGATGGGGATTCTGATAAGGAAGACTCTAATGGCCAGAAATCTGATGAGGAAGACTCTAATGGTGACAAGTCTGATGAGGAATACATTAAATGTGACAAGTTTGATGAGGAACAATGTGACGACAAAAAGTCTAATAAGGAGGAATCTGATAGTGAGAAGGAATATGCTAAAGACATGGAACTTCCCTATCAATTAAAGCGATTTTCCTTCGag ATATCATTGATGTGTGCAAATAATGTGAATCTACACTCAATGGTAATATATTTTCTAAGAATGTTGTCCACATTTTCCTGGGAAAGAAAGCTTTTGATTATGGTGGCAGCTTTCTCCCTCAATTTTGGAGAATTCAGCCTTGTTCAATGTCACAATAAGGGATTGTCAGGCAAATTGGCAATTCTCAAGGGGCATGAAAGTCAAGTTCTGCCAACGATTACACATTTTATCAAATCAATCCTACATTTAACTGAGCATATTGTTGAGCTTGCACAATCATCCTCTCACAATTCATCAACAATCATATCGATTGGTTGTTATTGGATCGTCACAAGTATCCTTACTTATGGATCGTATTTCACTTCTCGCCTTATGAGTATGCATTCAGG GTGTTTCATAGGTGGCGAAACACAATTGTCTAGTTTAACCGTCAAAATCAAAGACGTAATCTCCGATTGTCGTCCAATACTAG aaaaaaagagagaggtGGATTCTTACAATGCATTATGTCATGCATTCTTTGATGAGAATCCAATCCCCTCCACTTCTTCCACCTTGGATGTTTTGAATTTAGTATTCAATGCCAAGAAAGGTGTGAAACAGAAACTCATATATGATGGCCATAGGAATCAAATG GTAGAATTATCTTTGTTGAAGAATAAGAGCTTGCTCATGTTAATATCGTCAAGTCTTGACATTGACAAGTGCTTGATTTTCTTACTTGAAATCATACAACAGAAAGCTCAATTGCGTGTACTTTGGATTCCGATATTAGACTCTCCTATATTTTGGGGTATTAAATACATGGAAAAACAATATAGAAGTTTGGTAAATAATACAGAATTACTCTTAGTGGAAAATGTACAGAAATCAGTATCACCAGGATTTGTACGATTTGTTAAAGACAAATTTTTTCCAACATTCCAAATAGGAGGTGAGCCTATTATTGTTTCGCTAGATCAGAATGGAAGGATGGTTCACCGTAATGCAATGCACATGGTATTGATGAGAGGTTTAGATATTTGTGGAAGGATGTCTGATCTGAAAGTGTTATCGAAAAGAAGGATGGCTGATATGCAAATGGTATCGAAAAGAAAGATGTCTGTTGAAGTAGAGATTGGAGACATTATAATTCCGTTTTTACAAAAAGTGTTGACAGAAAGGGTTTCGACAATGATGGATTTGGTGCCTGGCATTGATGGGAATATAAGTGAATTTGCTAATAAAGTGGATGGTTTAATAACTGATTGGTTCGGTGACATTCAAAAGCAAATACAAAATTtg gTTGATAGTAACATTTTCACAAGTAAGAAGGAAAACGATTTATGGAAGATAGAAACTTGGTGCACTAAGCTTGTGTTGGGCAATTTG GTTGAAGAGAACAGgtgcatttttttaattggtGGGCATGACATACAATGGGTTAAAACATTTGAGTCCAAAGTAATGTTAGAAATTCAGTTTAACCCACAATCACAAGTTAAGATGTTCTACGTGGGTAGTAACGTGAAAGTAGCATCAATGATTGAGGTAGACGGGAAATGCAACGTAAAAGGTAATCTATTTTCTTCATGGTTGTTTTGGTCACGGCTTCGAAGCATATTCATGTCAAGGATTAACTTCATAGAAGAGACTCATGGTGATGAAGAGTGTGATgaaattttgagaaaattaaaaaagttgctAGCCTATGAAGCTAATGATTTAGTAGTTAAGGAATGGGCTATGCTATGCAAAGGGAACAAGATAGTTGTATGTGACCAAGGAGATAAAATGTTGAAGGTCATGAATGAATATGACAAATGGAAGGAGAATGCAATAGCTAAAGGCTTTGACCAAGCATTCAAAGATTATCATGAGATGCTTCATTCTACTTCTACTTCTACTTCACTACATCATCATCACCGATGTGCTCTTAAATACCCATGTAATTTTGAGAGTGTCCCAGAGGATGTAAAATGCCCTGAATGTTGTCACGGTATGCAAAAATTTGTCACTTTCAAATGCTACCACGACGATGACGATGGCGACGATGacggtggcggtggtggtggcg cttgcggCGCGTCTTCCGG gttcGCCTTAAAGcctttgcgtgagcgcgatagagatatacCCGtctga